The Phocoena phocoena chromosome 4, mPhoPho1.1, whole genome shotgun sequence genome contains a region encoding:
- the ST6GAL1 gene encoding beta-galactoside alpha-2,6-sialyltransferase 1 isoform X2 yields the protein MNSQLVTTEGRFLKDSLYNEGILIVWDPSVYHSDIPKWYKNPDYSFFDNFKSYRKLHPDQPFYILKPQMPWELWDVIQEISPEQIQPNPPSSGMLGIVIMMTLCDQVDIYEFLPSKRKTDVCYYYQKFFDSACTMGAYHPLLFEKNMVKHLNRGTDDDIYLLGKATLPGFRSIRCGA from the exons TCAAAGACAGTTTGTACAATGAAGGAATCCTAATCGTATGGGACCCGTCTGTTTACCATTCAGATATCCCAAAG tgGTACAAGAATCCCGACTACAGTTTCTTCGATAACTTCAAGAGTTATCGTAAGCTTCATCCTGATCAGCCCTTTTACATCCTCAAGCCCCAGATGCCTTGGGAGCTGTGGGACGTCATTCAAGAAATCTCCCCCGAGCAGATTCAGCCAAACCCCCCCTCTTCTGGGATGCTCG GCATCGTCATCATGATGACACTGTGTGACCAGGTGGATATTTACGAGTTTCTTCCGTCCAAGCGCAAGACTGACGTGTGCTACTACTACCAGAAGTTCTTCGACAGCGCCTGCACGATGGGCGCCTACCACCCACTCCTCTTTGAGAAGAACATGGTGAAGCACCTCAACCGGGGCACGGACGACGACATTTACCTGCTTGGAAAAGCCACACTGCCCGGGTTCCGGAGCATTCGCTGCGGAGCATAA